A single region of the Arsenicicoccus dermatophilus genome encodes:
- a CDS encoding ABC transporter ATP-binding protein, with amino-acid sequence MQTHDLTAAVDGHVVLTGVDLDLPSGGVTALVGANGSGKSTLLRTLAGIAAAPRGHVVVGGDRVDRLRPRERALRIALVAQEDSPPDDLLVGEMIALGRIPHARPWSLGGAEERQVVLHALAQVGLQDLVDRPCHALSGGERRRALLARGLAQDAPVLLLDEPTNHLDVAQQHQLLRLARAAGRTVVMAIHDLDLAHRYADHVVVVGEGSVLDQGPPATTLTGPAVAHAFGIRASTLVDPATGRTHLVCDPPDEEPIPTNPPEES; translated from the coding sequence ATGCAGACCCACGACCTGACCGCCGCGGTGGACGGCCACGTCGTCCTGACCGGGGTGGACCTCGACCTGCCCTCCGGCGGCGTCACCGCGCTCGTGGGGGCCAACGGCTCGGGCAAGTCCACCCTCCTGCGCACCCTCGCCGGCATCGCGGCGGCTCCCCGAGGGCACGTCGTCGTCGGGGGCGACCGGGTCGACCGCCTCCGCCCCCGGGAGCGCGCCCTGCGGATCGCCCTGGTGGCCCAGGAGGACTCCCCGCCCGACGACCTGCTCGTCGGCGAGATGATCGCGCTCGGCCGCATCCCCCACGCCCGCCCCTGGAGCCTCGGTGGCGCCGAGGAGAGACAGGTCGTCCTGCACGCCCTGGCCCAGGTGGGGCTGCAGGACCTGGTGGACCGGCCGTGCCACGCCCTGTCCGGCGGGGAGCGTCGCCGAGCCCTCCTCGCCCGGGGACTCGCCCAGGACGCGCCGGTCCTGCTCCTCGACGAGCCCACCAACCACCTGGACGTCGCCCAGCAGCACCAGCTGCTGCGGCTGGCCAGAGCGGCCGGTCGGACCGTCGTGATGGCGATCCACGACCTCGACCTCGCCCACCGCTACGCCGACCACGTCGTCGTGGTGGGGGAGGGATCCGTCCTCGACCAGGGACCGCCCGCCACCACGTTGACCGGCCCTGCGGTCGCGCACGCCTTCGGCATACGCGCCTCCACCCTCGTGGATCCCGCGACCGGACGGACCCACCTGGTCTGCGACCCGCCCGATGAGGAACCCATCCCCACCAACCCTCCCGAGGAGAGCTGA
- a CDS encoding response regulator: protein MTTPAPEAAAPVRVLLVDDTALFRRAIAALVDQQPDLTVVGQADDGLRGVELARELLPDVVLMDMEMPVMTGLEAAGLILDQLPTVKVVMLTVCDDDERLLGAIRMGVHGYLLKDLHPEDLFSMLRAAARDETPVSPQLVGRLLAELRGGSRHTTASASRQEEQPHLSAREMEILRHVAAGLSNREIARTLVITEGTVKNHVHNALHKLGLESRVQAAAYMVRSGYAAPRPD, encoded by the coding sequence ATGACGACCCCCGCGCCCGAGGCCGCCGCTCCCGTCCGGGTGCTGCTCGTCGACGACACCGCTCTGTTCCGCCGCGCCATCGCCGCCCTGGTCGACCAGCAGCCCGACCTCACCGTCGTCGGTCAGGCCGACGACGGGCTGCGCGGCGTGGAGCTCGCCCGCGAGCTGCTCCCCGACGTGGTCCTGATGGACATGGAGATGCCGGTCATGACGGGCCTGGAGGCCGCCGGCCTCATCCTCGACCAGCTCCCCACGGTCAAGGTGGTGATGCTGACCGTCTGCGACGACGACGAGCGGCTGCTCGGGGCGATCCGGATGGGCGTGCACGGCTACCTGCTCAAGGACCTCCACCCCGAGGACCTGTTCTCGATGCTGCGGGCCGCGGCGCGCGACGAGACCCCGGTGTCCCCGCAGCTGGTTGGTCGCCTGCTGGCCGAGCTGCGCGGTGGTTCCCGGCACACGACCGCATCTGCGTCCCGCCAGGAGGAGCAGCCGCACCTGTCCGCCCGGGAGATGGAGATCCTGCGGCACGTGGCGGCCGGCCTGTCCAACCGCGAGATCGCCCGCACGCTGGTCATCACCGAGGGCACGGTCAAGAACCACGTGCACAACGCCCTGCACAAGCTGGGGCTGGAGTCCCGGGTCCAGGCGGCGGCCTACATGGTCCGCTCGGGGTATGCCGCCCCCCGGCCCGACTGA
- a CDS encoding TlpA family protein disulfide reductase, with protein MATAAPEPTQEDWRSGIRGSRRNQLLVLLVTALLVAGGAWLLGGRTGSGRSATAGGQSVTVTGDRSGPAPEVGKAPQDFTATTVTGERVSLASLKGKPVWLTFGASWCTACRAEAPDLEAAYQAAKGQGLQVVAVNLQEKPADVLAYAGRVGLTYPQVADPETALASRFRIAGLPTHFFVDKDGVLRKIHVGGLTRAGMGEQIAAITR; from the coding sequence ATGGCGACGGCCGCACCCGAGCCGACCCAGGAGGACTGGCGCAGCGGCATACGGGGCAGTCGTCGCAACCAGCTCCTCGTGCTGCTGGTCACCGCGCTGCTCGTCGCCGGGGGAGCCTGGCTGCTCGGCGGCCGCACCGGCAGCGGCAGGAGCGCCACGGCGGGCGGGCAGTCGGTCACCGTGACCGGCGACCGCTCCGGTCCCGCTCCCGAGGTCGGGAAGGCCCCGCAGGACTTCACCGCCACGACCGTCACCGGCGAGCGGGTGAGCCTGGCGTCCCTCAAGGGCAAGCCGGTCTGGCTGACCTTCGGGGCGTCCTGGTGCACCGCCTGCCGCGCCGAGGCGCCGGACCTCGAGGCGGCCTACCAGGCGGCCAAGGGGCAGGGGCTGCAGGTCGTCGCCGTCAACCTGCAGGAGAAGCCCGCCGACGTCCTGGCGTATGCCGGGCGGGTGGGGCTGACCTATCCGCAGGTCGCGGACCCGGAGACGGCGCTGGCGTCGCGCTTCCGGATCGCGGGGCTGCCGACGCACTTCTTCGTCGACAAGGACGGGGTGCTCCGCAAGATCCACGTCGGCGGGCTCACCCGTGCCGGGATGGGCGAGCAGATCGCTGCGATCACCCGCTGA
- a CDS encoding cytochrome c biogenesis CcdA family protein: MDGVSLPLALLAGIVAFASPCFLPVVPVFVSCVAGTTPAGGHRARRAAATQALAFVLGFSIVFTLIWVSMGLIGVVAGGHRDLLRIAGGILLVVMGLHVAGLIEISALYREVHAPVRGTTGRPGEQPPSYTRSLLMGLAFGAGWTPCIGPVLGGVLGLATASESVGRGALLLVAFSLGLGIPFVLVAMGASEITVRLRWLHRHEMALSLVSGAMLIGIGFAMITNLLGRLSGLVPAFGF, from the coding sequence ATGGACGGGGTCTCCCTCCCGCTGGCGCTGCTCGCGGGGATCGTGGCCTTCGCGTCACCGTGCTTCCTGCCGGTGGTGCCGGTGTTCGTGAGCTGTGTCGCGGGCACCACCCCCGCCGGCGGCCACCGGGCCCGGCGGGCCGCGGCCACCCAGGCGCTCGCCTTCGTGCTGGGCTTCTCGATCGTCTTCACCCTGATCTGGGTGTCCATGGGGCTGATCGGCGTGGTCGCCGGTGGTCACCGCGACCTGCTGCGGATCGCCGGCGGCATCCTCCTCGTGGTCATGGGGCTGCACGTGGCCGGGCTGATCGAGATCTCGGCGCTCTACCGCGAGGTGCACGCCCCGGTGCGGGGCACGACGGGCCGACCCGGCGAGCAGCCTCCGTCATACACGAGGTCGCTGCTGATGGGCCTCGCCTTCGGGGCCGGGTGGACCCCCTGCATCGGCCCGGTCCTCGGCGGCGTCCTCGGCCTGGCCACCGCGTCGGAGTCCGTCGGCCGTGGCGCGCTGCTGCTCGTCGCCTTCTCCCTGGGTCTCGGGATCCCCTTCGTGCTCGTCGCGATGGGCGCCTCCGAGATCACCGTCCGTCTGCGCTGGCTGCACCGTCACGAGATGGCCCTGTCCTTGGTCTCCGGAGCCATGCTGATCGGCATCGGCTTCGCCATGATCACCAACCTCCTCGGCAGGCTCTCGGGCCTGGTCCCGGCCTTCGGCTTCTGA
- a CDS encoding DUF4288 domain-containing protein, translating to MDEPTTTRFVAVLLSHSSSQAQGYVPLWSEDLVLIHADSPEEARTRAAERGRAAATSYRNDRGESIVWTFDRVVDVAPLLDEDLAQDADLYTRHFRDHDAYVRFDRSLTDEP from the coding sequence ATGGACGAGCCCACGACCACCCGGTTCGTCGCCGTGCTGCTCAGCCACTCGTCCTCGCAGGCCCAGGGCTACGTGCCCCTGTGGTCGGAGGACCTCGTGCTGATCCACGCCGACTCGCCGGAGGAGGCGCGGACACGAGCCGCCGAGCGCGGCCGGGCCGCGGCCACGAGCTACCGCAACGATCGTGGCGAGAGCATCGTGTGGACCTTCGACCGGGTGGTCGACGTGGCGCCGCTGCTCGACGAGGACCTGGCGCAGGACGCCGACCTCTACACCCGGCACTTCCGGGACCACGACGCCTACGTCCGGTTCGACCGGTCGTTGACCGACGAGCCCTGA
- a CDS encoding FecCD family ABC transporter permease, with protein MSSPRPPAALTVVVLAVALAASCVVSLAFGSEPLPLPDVWRVVAARLTGGTTDPTYDAIVWDLRAPRSLLAAVAGAGLAVAGAGMQTLVRNPLADPYLLGVSSGASVGATAVMTTGVLSGLGVWALSGGALLGALAASALVYAVAMAQGGLTPLRLVLTGVVLSSAFSAIASFLVFLSNDPRAAQSVLYWLLGSVAAATWELLPLATVVTLLAVLAMGAASRWLDALAAGPDLAASLGVPVGALRTGLFVGLAALVGVLVAVSGGIGFVGLVVPHLARMVVGARHRVVVPVAALAGGLFLVWVDVLARVCVRPQEIPLGVVTGLVGAPVFLLLVGRRHYRYSGSR; from the coding sequence GTGTCCTCGCCGCGTCCGCCTGCAGCCCTGACCGTCGTCGTCCTCGCGGTCGCGCTGGCGGCCAGCTGTGTCGTCTCCCTCGCCTTCGGATCGGAGCCGTTGCCCCTGCCGGACGTATGGCGGGTCGTGGCCGCCCGGCTCACCGGGGGCACGACCGATCCCACCTACGACGCCATCGTCTGGGACCTGCGAGCCCCGCGCTCCCTGCTCGCCGCCGTGGCTGGCGCCGGTCTCGCGGTGGCCGGTGCCGGGATGCAGACGCTGGTGCGCAATCCCCTGGCCGATCCCTACCTGCTCGGGGTCTCGTCCGGAGCCTCGGTGGGGGCCACCGCGGTGATGACGACCGGCGTGCTGTCCGGGCTGGGGGTCTGGGCGCTGTCGGGCGGGGCGCTGCTGGGGGCGCTCGCCGCGTCGGCGCTGGTCTACGCCGTCGCCATGGCGCAGGGCGGGCTGACGCCGCTGCGCCTGGTGCTGACCGGGGTGGTCCTGTCGTCGGCCTTCAGCGCGATCGCCAGCTTCCTCGTCTTCCTGTCCAACGATCCCCGGGCCGCCCAGTCGGTGCTCTACTGGCTGCTCGGCAGCGTGGCCGCCGCCACCTGGGAGCTGCTGCCGCTCGCCACCGTCGTGACGCTGCTCGCGGTGCTCGCGATGGGCGCGGCATCCCGGTGGCTGGACGCCCTGGCTGCCGGCCCGGACCTCGCGGCCTCGCTCGGGGTGCCCGTGGGGGCCCTGCGGACGGGCCTCTTCGTGGGCCTCGCGGCTCTCGTCGGGGTCCTGGTCGCCGTGTCCGGCGGCATCGGCTTCGTGGGGCTCGTGGTGCCGCACCTGGCCCGCATGGTCGTGGGGGCTCGACACCGGGTGGTGGTCCCGGTCGCCGCCCTGGCCGGCGGGCTCTTCCTGGTCTGGGTCGACGTCCTCGCCCGCGTGTGCGTCCGGCCCCAGGAGATCCCGCTGGGGGTCGTCACCGGGCTGGTGGGGGCACCGGTCTTCCTCCTGCTGGTCGGGCGACGCCACTACCGCTACTCGGGGAGCCGCTGA
- the nrfH gene encoding cytochrome c nitrite reductase small subunit, whose amino-acid sequence MSVAGTDGSRLGWLRSPWGLFSVFLALGIGTLFGVVLFTFGYANGASYFSSDPKACVNCHVMNTEYNAWTKSSHGKVATCNDCHTPHDLVGKYLTKAEHGWNHSLAFTTGDFPQNIQIKSRSLATVEENCLRCHQQLVSGIEHTKPVGQRISCVQCHADVGHRRG is encoded by the coding sequence ATGAGCGTGGCCGGCACGGACGGCTCGCGCCTCGGGTGGCTCCGGTCGCCCTGGGGACTCTTCTCCGTCTTCCTCGCCCTGGGCATCGGCACGCTCTTCGGCGTCGTCCTGTTCACCTTCGGCTACGCCAACGGCGCGTCGTACTTCTCGTCGGACCCCAAGGCCTGCGTGAACTGCCACGTCATGAACACCGAGTACAACGCCTGGACCAAGTCGAGCCACGGCAAGGTGGCGACCTGCAACGACTGCCACACCCCGCACGACCTGGTCGGCAAGTACCTCACGAAGGCCGAGCACGGGTGGAACCACTCGCTCGCCTTCACCACCGGGGACTTCCCGCAGAACATCCAGATCAAGAGCCGCAGCCTGGCCACGGTCGAGGAGAACTGCCTGCGCTGCCACCAGCAGCTCGTGTCCGGGATCGAGCACACCAAGCCAGTCGGCCAAAGAATCTCCTGCGTGCAGTGTCACGCCGACGTCGGGCACCGAAGGGGCTGA
- a CDS encoding ammonia-forming cytochrome c nitrite reductase subunit c552, with protein sequence MSTSTTKQGTGSSGAPWGGRKGLLLGAIVLATALVTIGVVALLLNIFQHKQEAKQTSFAVTQLDDTVVDPAVWGRNFPLQYDMYLKTSDQSRTKFGGSEALPQTPSQADPRSVVAGSKLEKDPRLVQMWAGYAFSKDYREKRGHAYMLIDQRDTKRVQDFKQPGTCLNCHASMVKVYKDLGNGDMNAGFDKINHMTYAEATKLVDHPVACIDCHDPKTMQLRISRPAFMNGIKALKASQGIQNYDVNKQATTAEMRTFVCAQCHVEYYFKGKEKTLTFPWAKGVNLDDEFAYYQEQGFTDWEHKITGAPMLKAQHPEFEMWNQGVHAKAGVSCADCHMPYTAVGAQKVSDHQVRSPMLNVNRSCQVCHHASEDEMKARVDTIQTRVQKTRDSAFDALTQLIADIDASRKAGVAQDRIEAAQSWHRKASFYIDYVVSENSTGFHAPEESIRYLQEATDAVRKGQLALVGKEKIDPTAVNAFQMWKAKKAADAAAAANPAATATTPTPVANLTDAATPTPSH encoded by the coding sequence ATGAGCACTTCCACCACCAAGCAGGGCACCGGGTCCTCCGGGGCGCCATGGGGCGGCCGCAAGGGCCTGCTGCTCGGGGCCATCGTCCTCGCCACGGCCCTCGTGACCATCGGCGTGGTCGCCCTCCTGCTGAACATCTTCCAGCACAAGCAGGAGGCCAAGCAGACGAGCTTCGCGGTGACGCAGCTCGACGACACGGTGGTCGACCCTGCCGTGTGGGGCCGCAACTTCCCCCTGCAGTACGACATGTACCTCAAGACCTCGGACCAGAGCCGGACGAAGTTCGGCGGCTCCGAGGCGCTCCCGCAGACGCCCTCCCAGGCCGACCCGCGCTCCGTGGTCGCCGGCAGCAAGCTGGAGAAGGACCCCCGCCTGGTGCAGATGTGGGCCGGCTATGCCTTCAGCAAGGACTATCGCGAGAAGCGCGGCCACGCCTACATGCTCATCGACCAGCGCGACACCAAGCGGGTCCAGGACTTCAAGCAGCCCGGCACCTGCCTGAACTGCCACGCGTCGATGGTCAAGGTCTACAAGGACCTCGGCAACGGTGACATGAACGCCGGCTTCGACAAGATCAACCACATGACCTATGCCGAGGCGACCAAGCTGGTCGACCACCCGGTCGCCTGCATCGACTGCCACGACCCCAAGACCATGCAGCTGCGGATCTCGCGTCCGGCGTTCATGAACGGCATCAAGGCGCTCAAGGCCAGCCAGGGCATCCAGAACTACGACGTCAACAAGCAGGCCACCACGGCCGAGATGCGCACCTTCGTCTGCGCCCAGTGCCACGTCGAGTACTACTTCAAGGGCAAGGAGAAGACCCTCACCTTCCCCTGGGCCAAGGGCGTCAACCTCGACGACGAGTTCGCGTACTACCAGGAGCAGGGCTTCACCGACTGGGAGCACAAGATCACCGGGGCGCCCATGCTGAAGGCCCAGCACCCGGAGTTCGAGATGTGGAACCAGGGCGTGCACGCCAAGGCCGGTGTCTCCTGCGCCGACTGCCACATGCCCTACACCGCTGTCGGTGCGCAGAAGGTCTCCGACCATCAGGTCCGCAGCCCGATGCTCAACGTGAACCGCTCCTGCCAGGTGTGCCACCACGCCTCCGAGGACGAGATGAAGGCTCGCGTCGACACCATCCAGACCCGGGTGCAGAAGACGCGCGACTCGGCCTTCGACGCGCTGACCCAGCTCATCGCGGACATCGACGCGTCCAGGAAGGCCGGCGTGGCCCAGGACCGGATCGAGGCGGCCCAGAGCTGGCACCGCAAGGCGTCCTTCTACATCGACTACGTCGTGTCCGAGAACTCCACCGGCTTCCACGCACCCGAGGAGAGCATCCGCTACCTGCAGGAGGCGACGGACGCGGTCCGCAAGGGCCAGCTCGCCCTCGTCGGCAAGGAGAAGATCGACCCGACCGCGGTCAATGCCTTCCAGATGTGGAAGGCGAAGAAGGCCGCCGACGCCGCCGCGGCCGCGAACCCCGCGGCGACGGCCACCACCCCGACGCCGGTCGCGAACCTGACGGACGCGGCGACGCCCACCCCCTCGCACTGA
- a CDS encoding tetratricopeptide repeat protein gives MTQPTTGATTPGAPPPSPQAPVVPQHEAGDLRQALLTSLGLPRDATPDDVDVAHDRVAAYLAAAPAELSVWAHQQAAAADAAHAVLTGKAGDVLARRVAATSASRPGATAAAPARRTLPTPLLLLAGLALITGIVLGVYKFGPGAQTTATKPPVTMGDQGSGQDATPQGMPTQAKPTPADPAKIKALQDKVAKNPQDVSSMAQLGDLYFGADDFTNAALWRDKLVAQRPTDTDMLLAAGVAHLNAGDRAQAKAQWERAIALEPKKAEAYYDLGFLYLTQTPPDSARAKQMWDKVVELDGNGPLSQKVQNHMGALMTPAPGGASTPAPTTSK, from the coding sequence ATGACGCAGCCCACGACCGGGGCGACGACCCCGGGCGCACCACCCCCCTCCCCTCAGGCGCCGGTGGTGCCGCAGCACGAGGCGGGTGACCTGCGTCAGGCCCTGCTGACCTCGCTGGGGCTGCCCCGGGACGCCACTCCCGACGACGTGGACGTCGCCCACGACCGGGTCGCGGCCTACCTCGCCGCCGCGCCCGCCGAGCTGTCCGTCTGGGCGCACCAGCAGGCCGCTGCCGCGGACGCGGCGCACGCCGTCCTCACCGGCAAGGCGGGCGACGTCCTGGCCCGGCGCGTCGCGGCCACCTCCGCGAGTCGTCCGGGCGCCACCGCCGCCGCGCCCGCCCGCCGCACCCTGCCGACTCCGCTGCTGCTCCTCGCCGGGCTGGCTCTGATCACCGGGATCGTGCTGGGCGTCTACAAGTTCGGGCCCGGAGCGCAGACCACGGCGACCAAGCCTCCGGTCACCATGGGCGACCAGGGCAGCGGGCAGGACGCGACGCCTCAGGGCATGCCCACCCAGGCCAAGCCCACCCCCGCGGACCCCGCCAAGATCAAGGCCCTGCAGGACAAGGTCGCCAAGAACCCGCAGGACGTCTCCTCGATGGCCCAGCTCGGCGACCTCTACTTCGGCGCCGACGACTTCACGAACGCCGCCCTGTGGCGGGACAAGCTCGTCGCGCAGCGCCCGACGGACACCGACATGCTGCTGGCCGCCGGCGTCGCCCACCTCAACGCCGGTGACCGCGCCCAGGCCAAGGCCCAGTGGGAGCGGGCGATCGCGCTCGAGCCCAAGAAGGCCGAGGCGTACTACGACCTGGGCTTCCTCTACCTCACCCAGACGCCCCCGGACTCCGCCCGCGCCAAGCAGATGTGGGACAAGGTCGTCGAGCTCGACGGCAACGGCCCGCTCTCGCAGAAGGTCCAGAACCACATGGGCGCGCTCATGACCCCCGCCCCCGGCGGCGCGAGCACCCCCGCTCCGACGACCAGCAAGTGA
- a CDS encoding (2Fe-2S)-binding protein, which produces MSASDLSVGDALVAAGYPVIVDPDVHEPRAGLWLPLAEVRRPERVLELVERYTAWLRVPHRAAGGACAGQHYAGRVAGYLVGTWALTGGIASLEDPRLLAEVDQHGRTLRLIVPRDPRTAPGGAPELVRGLQNHLAPLLDVVRVAVGVTPRLAWGGVATSVAGAFGRAVQTVPMSRRAEVVSGAHAALDPARWPGERPLVTLAADATSHGRHTCCLIFLSADHEECRTCPRRVRLQP; this is translated from the coding sequence GTGTCTGCCTCCGACCTGTCGGTCGGCGACGCGCTGGTGGCCGCGGGCTACCCGGTGATCGTCGACCCTGACGTGCACGAGCCCCGTGCCGGCCTGTGGCTGCCTCTGGCGGAGGTGCGACGGCCGGAGCGGGTCCTGGAGCTGGTGGAGCGATACACCGCGTGGCTCCGGGTCCCGCACCGAGCCGCCGGCGGGGCCTGCGCTGGCCAGCACTACGCCGGACGCGTCGCCGGCTATCTCGTCGGCACCTGGGCGCTGACCGGCGGGATCGCCTCGCTCGAGGACCCCCGGCTGCTGGCCGAGGTGGACCAGCACGGCCGGACCCTGCGGCTGATCGTCCCGCGGGACCCCCGGACCGCGCCGGGAGGGGCGCCGGAGCTGGTCCGCGGCCTGCAGAACCACCTCGCGCCCCTGCTCGACGTCGTGCGGGTGGCCGTCGGCGTCACCCCACGACTGGCGTGGGGCGGGGTCGCCACCTCGGTCGCGGGCGCCTTCGGCCGCGCCGTGCAGACCGTGCCGATGTCCCGCCGGGCCGAGGTGGTGAGCGGGGCGCACGCCGCGCTCGACCCCGCCCGGTGGCCCGGGGAGAGGCCACTCGTGACGCTGGCCGCCGACGCGACCAGCCACGGGCGGCACACCTGCTGCCTGATCTTCCTGTCCGCCGACCACGAGGAGTGCCGCACGTGTCCTCGCCGCGTCCGCCTGCAGCCCTGA
- a CDS encoding cytochrome c biogenesis protein ResB: protein MKLRPTSSAPPAPDEPTEGSLAGDTIEAADTIRMPGPLHRVYRFFISKRTGIGLILSMAVLTLLGTMLVQSTADQREDPQLYAEWLDTVRPKYQGWTDILDWLGLFDVFGSWYFKAVNILLCISILCCVVHRVPLLRKRATRPQLHVTEPFFAHAGIHHDLTVPVPPEQAETRVRAALSAARYRILEDPKGPGRNTYADRFRWMPFGTIMAHVAFVIILLGCLITANTGFSVASLPITVGTRTDVGHGTGLSIEATSFEDAYYDDGRPKDYVSHLVLYKDGVKVKEQDTRVNEPLRYDGVKFFQAAFGFAAKVSVKDRTGTVIYQGGVPLKVSTPDGEHVYGKVAVPGRDVDLFVVTSASGKVDPELGPGAAVIRIMPTDKDENLGEQVVTQGQSATIRGLTYTFEREAQYTDLMVSDDPGALWVWIGSGMILVGMTVTMFLRHRRLWVRVVPAEGGSRIRIASSERHDTAYEGWAARLVEGIAADLGATPTSAASGSDRAARHSTVGA from the coding sequence ATGAAGCTCCGTCCCACCAGCTCCGCACCGCCCGCCCCCGACGAGCCCACCGAGGGCTCCCTCGCGGGCGACACCATCGAGGCCGCCGACACCATCCGGATGCCCGGGCCCCTGCACCGGGTCTACCGCTTCTTCATCTCCAAGCGCACCGGCATCGGCCTGATCCTGTCCATGGCCGTGCTCACCCTGCTCGGCACCATGCTCGTCCAGTCCACCGCCGACCAGCGCGAGGACCCGCAGCTCTACGCCGAGTGGCTCGACACCGTGCGCCCCAAGTACCAGGGCTGGACCGACATCCTGGACTGGCTCGGCCTGTTCGACGTCTTCGGGTCGTGGTACTTCAAGGCCGTCAACATCCTGCTGTGCATCTCGATCCTGTGCTGCGTCGTGCACCGCGTCCCGCTGCTGCGCAAGCGCGCGACCCGGCCCCAGCTGCACGTCACCGAGCCGTTCTTCGCCCACGCCGGGATCCACCACGACCTGACCGTGCCGGTCCCGCCCGAGCAGGCCGAGACCCGGGTCCGGGCCGCCCTGTCCGCCGCGCGCTACCGGATCCTCGAGGACCCCAAGGGCCCCGGCCGCAACACCTACGCCGACAGGTTCCGGTGGATGCCCTTCGGCACGATCATGGCCCACGTCGCCTTCGTGATCATCCTGCTCGGCTGCCTGATCACCGCCAACACCGGCTTCAGCGTCGCCAGCCTGCCGATCACCGTCGGCACCCGCACCGACGTGGGCCACGGCACCGGGCTCAGCATCGAGGCGACGAGCTTCGAGGACGCCTACTACGACGACGGCCGCCCCAAGGACTACGTCAGCCACCTCGTGCTCTACAAGGACGGGGTCAAGGTCAAGGAGCAGGACACCCGCGTCAACGAGCCGTTGCGGTACGACGGGGTGAAGTTCTTCCAGGCGGCCTTCGGCTTCGCGGCCAAGGTCTCGGTCAAGGACCGGACCGGCACCGTGATCTACCAGGGCGGCGTCCCGCTCAAGGTCAGCACCCCCGACGGCGAGCACGTCTACGGCAAGGTCGCCGTGCCCGGGCGCGACGTCGACCTCTTCGTCGTCACCTCCGCGTCCGGCAAGGTCGACCCCGAGCTCGGACCCGGCGCCGCCGTCATCCGGATCATGCCCACCGACAAGGACGAGAACCTCGGCGAGCAGGTCGTCACCCAGGGCCAGTCCGCGACGATCCGCGGCCTGACCTACACCTTCGAGCGCGAGGCGCAGTACACCGACCTGATGGTCTCCGACGACCCCGGCGCGCTGTGGGTGTGGATCGGCTCCGGCATGATCCTGGTCGGTATGACGGTCACGATGTTCCTGCGGCACCGTCGCCTGTGGGTGCGCGTCGTCCCCGCCGAGGGCGGCTCCCGCATCCGCATCGCCTCCTCCGAGCGGCACGACACGGCCTACGAGGGCTGGGCCGCCCGACTCGTCGAGGGCATCGCCGCCGACCTCGGCGCCACCCCTACCTCCGCCGCGTCCGGGTCCGACCGGGCCGCCCGTCACAGCACTGTAGGAGCCTGA
- the ccsA gene encoding cytochrome c biogenesis protein CcsA: MFQLSQYALVAATILVALGVAATIANLTRHPSRRDALAPAPATVGGGGGVALHPGPGAGGPGGAVLPPDGGVRLAGYASLVTGLALLALTLGLIFSALATGHGPFSNQHEFAVAFAWGILAANLFFEWRYHARALAIFVLPFALAMLVYAVTIDAKPGPLVPALQNSLLLTAHVFTAVLAYGAAAVACAAGTLYLLAPHIRWHGMPKQSFLDELGYRAVMIAFPLMTVMIILGAIWADVAWGHYWSWDPKETAALVTWLIYGAYLHARVSRGWRGDRSAFLLILGFAAVIFTFMGNYFFTGMHSYGGK; this comes from the coding sequence ATGTTCCAGCTCTCCCAGTACGCCCTCGTGGCGGCGACCATTCTGGTCGCCCTCGGCGTGGCCGCCACCATCGCCAACCTCACCCGCCACCCCTCGCGGCGGGATGCGCTCGCACCGGCGCCCGCCACCGTCGGCGGCGGGGGTGGGGTGGCCCTGCACCCCGGCCCGGGCGCCGGCGGGCCTGGCGGGGCCGTCCTCCCGCCCGACGGCGGGGTGCGGCTCGCGGGCTACGCCTCGCTCGTGACCGGCCTCGCGCTCCTCGCCCTGACCCTCGGCCTGATCTTCAGCGCCCTCGCCACCGGCCACGGCCCCTTCTCGAACCAGCACGAGTTCGCCGTGGCCTTCGCCTGGGGCATCCTCGCCGCCAACCTCTTCTTCGAGTGGCGCTACCACGCGCGGGCACTCGCGATCTTCGTGCTCCCCTTCGCGCTGGCGATGCTGGTGTATGCCGTGACCATCGACGCCAAGCCCGGCCCGTTGGTCCCCGCCCTGCAGAACTCCCTGCTGCTCACCGCGCACGTGTTCACCGCCGTCCTCGCCTACGGCGCCGCCGCGGTCGCCTGCGCCGCCGGCACGCTGTACCTCCTCGCGCCGCACATCCGCTGGCACGGCATGCCCAAGCAGTCCTTCCTCGACGAGCTGGGCTACCGCGCGGTGATGATCGCCTTCCCGCTGATGACCGTGATGATCATCCTGGGCGCCATCTGGGCCGACGTCGCCTGGGGCCACTACTGGAGCTGGGACCCCAAGGAGACCGCGGCTCTCGTGACCTGGCTGATCTACGGCGCCTACCTGCACGCCCGCGTCTCCCGCGGGTGGCGCGGCGACCGGTCGGCCTTCCTGCTGATCCTCGGGTTCGCCGCCGTCATCTTCACCTTCATGGGCAACTACTTCTTCACCGGCATGCACTCCTACGGGGGCAAGTGA